In one Oncorhynchus masou masou isolate Uvic2021 unplaced genomic scaffold, UVic_Omas_1.1 unplaced_scaffold_1594, whole genome shotgun sequence genomic region, the following are encoded:
- the LOC135531469 gene encoding zinc finger matrin-type protein 4-like translates to MPLGGCPCRLCVYGVQLTICIVCDTGSTSAGGLFTESYCNICNAQLISESQRKAHYESKKHANKVRLFYMLHPEDGGPPSKRLRPDNADSEETAVDDNNCCSLCNMFFTSAIVAQSHYQGKTHAKSVKRVLGSSPTISTTPPTDSSPSSSDTHPLPILPPPAPPITWLVTNGNTACRSCFLCGAWFNNPAMAQQHNEGKKHRRNAARRQLLEQLADNLDSNQNTG, encoded by the exons ATGCCCCTGGGCGGCTGCCCATGTCGCCT cTGTGTCTATGGCGTGCAGCTCACCATCTGCATTGTTTGTGATACCGGGAGCACGTCAGCTG gtggtCTCTTCACAGAGAGCTACTGTAACATCTGCAATGCTCAACTCATCTCAGAGTCTCAACGCAAGGCACACTACGAG AGTAAGAAACATGCTAACAAGGTCCGTCTCTTCTACATGCTTCACCCTGAGGACGGAGGACCTCCCTCCAAGAGACTGAGACCTGACAACGct GATAGTGAGGAGACAGCTGTGGATGATAACAATTGTTGTAGTCTGTGTAACATGTTCTTTACCTCAGCCATAGTGGCCCAGTCCCACTACCAGGGAAAGACTCATGCTAAGAGCGTCAAACGAGTGTTGGGCTCCTCACCTACTATTTCTACTACCCCtcccacag ACTCCTCCCCCAGTTCATCCGACACGCACCCTCTGCCAATCCTgcctcccccagcccctcccatTACCTGGCTAGTGACCAATGGCAACACAGCGTGTAGGTCGTGCTTCCTGTGTGGGGCATGGTTCAACAACCCAGCGATGGCCCAGCAGCACAACGAGGGGAAGAAGCACCGGCGGAACGCAGCCAGGAGACAACTACTGGAACAACTAGCTGATAACCTGGACAGCAACCAGAacacaggttag